The proteins below are encoded in one region of Saccopteryx leptura isolate mSacLep1 chromosome 1, mSacLep1_pri_phased_curated, whole genome shotgun sequence:
- the TBX18 gene encoding T-box transcription factor TBX18, which yields MAEKRRGSPCSMLSLKAHAFSVEALIGAEKQQQLQKKRRKLGAEEAAGAVDDGGCCRGGEKGSSDGDEGAALPPPAGAASGPARSCADLELSCGSRGAAGGCEDSFLQGTSPLASPGGSRKGSPAPALARPGTPLPSPQAPRVDLQGAELWKRFHEIGTEMIITKAGRRMFPAMRVKISGLDPHQQYYIAMDIVPVDNKRYRYVYHSSKWMVAGNADSPVPPRVYIHPDSPASGETWMRQVISFDKLKLTNNELDDQGHIILHSMHKYQPRVHVIRKDCGDDLSPIKPVPSGEGVKAFSFPETVFTTVTAYQNQQITRLKIDRNPFAKGFRDSGRNRMGLEALVESYAFWRPSLRTLTFEDIPGIPKQGNTSSSTLLQGSGNGVAATHPHLLSGSPCSSPAFHLGPNTSQLCSLAPADYSACARSGLTLNRYSTSLAETYNRLTNQTSETFAPPRTPSYVGVSGSASVNMSMGGADGDTFSCPQTSLSMQIPGMSPQLQYIMPSPSSNAFAANQTHQGSYNTFRLHSPCALYGYNFSTSPKLAASPEKIVSSQGSFLGSSPSGTMTDRQMLPPVEGVHLLSSGGQQSFFDSRTLGSLTLSSSQVSAHMV from the exons ATGGCGGAGAAGCGGAGGGGCTCGCCGTGCAGCATGCTAAGCCTTAAGGCGCACGCCTTCTCCGTGGAGGCGCTGATCGGCGCAGAGAAGCAGCAACAGCTTCAGAAGAAGCGGCGAAAGCTGGGCGCGGAAGAGGCGGCCGGGGCGGTAGATGACGGTGGCTGTTGCCGCGGCGGCGAAAAGGGCTCCTCTGACGGAGACGAAGGCGCTGCGCTCCCGCCGCCGGCTGGGGCGGCATCCGGGCCCGCCCGGAGCTGCGCGGACCTGGAGCTGAGCTGCGGCTCCCGGGGAGCCGCGG GAGGTTGTGAGGACAGCTTCCTGCAGGGCACTTCCCCACTGGCGTCCCCCGGAGGCTCCCGGAAGGGCTCCCCGGCGCCCGCCCTGGCCAGGCCCGGGACCCCGCTGCCCTCGCCGCAGGCCCCGCGTGTGGATCTGCAGGGAGCTGAGCTCTGGAAGCGCTTCCACGAGATCGGCACGGAGATGATCATCACCAAGGCAGGCAG GCGCATGTTCCCAGCCATGAGAGTGAAGATCTCAGGATTAGATCCTCACCAGCAGTATTACATTGCCATGGATATTGTGCCAGTGGACAACAAAAGATACAG GTATGTTTACCACAGTTCTAAATGGATGGTAGCCGGAAACGCTGACTCCCCTGTGCCACCCCGGGTGTATATTCATCCAGATTCGCCTGCCTCAGGGGAGACCTGGATGAGACAAGTGATCAGTTTCGACAAGCTAAAgctcaccaacaatgaactggATGACCAAGGCCAT ATTATTCTTCATTCTATGCACAAATACCAACCACGTGTCCATGTCATTCGTAAAGACTGTGGAGATGATCTTTCTCCCATCAAGCCTGTGCCATCCGGGGAGGGAGTGAAAGCATTCTCCTTTCCAGAAACTGTCTTCACAACTGTCACAGCCTATCAGAATCAGCAG ATTACTCGCTTGAAGATAGATAGGAATCCATTTGCCAAAGGCTTCCGAGACTCTGGGCGTAACAG AATGGGTTTGGAAGCTCTTGTGGAGTCATATGCATTCTGGAGACCTTCACTACGGACTCTCACCTTTGAAGACATTCCTGGAATTCCCAAGCAAG GAAATACAAGTTCCTCCACCTTACTCCAAGGCTCTGGCAATGGCGTCGCTGCCACGCACCCTCATCTTCTGTCTGGCTCCCCTTGCTCCTCTCCTGCCTTCCATCTGGGGCCTAATACCAGCCAGCTGTGTAGTCTGGCCCCAGCTGACTACTCTGCCTGTGCCCGGTCCGGCCTCACCCTCAATCGATACAGCACGTCCTTGGCCGAGACCTACAATCGGCTTACTAACCAGACCAGCGAGACCTTCGCCCCGCCCAGGACTCCCTCCTATGTGGGCGTGAGCGGCAGTGCTTCCGTGAACATGTCCATGGGTGGTGCGGATGGGGACACCTTCAGCTGCCCACAGACCAGCCTCTCCATGCAGATTCCGGGGATGTCCCCCCAGCTCCAGTACATCATGCCTTCACCCTCCAGCAATGCCTTTGCTGCTAACCAGACGCATCAGGGTTCCTATAACACGTTCAGGTTACACAGCCCCTGTGCCTTGTACGGATACAACTTCTCCACATCCCCCAAGCTCGCGGCCAGTCCTGAGAAAATTGTTTCTTCCCAAGGAAGTTTCTTGGGGTCCTCACCAAGTGGGACCATGACTGATCGGCAGATGTTGCCCCCTGTGGAAGGAGTGCACCTGCTTAGCAGTGGGGGTCAGCAGAGTTTCTTTGACTCTAGGACCCTAGGAAGCTTAACTCTGTCATCATCTCAAGTGTCTGCACATATGGTCTGA